AGGTCGAGGATGTCGTTGATCAGTTGGATAAGGTCATCACCACAACTGTGAATGGTTTTTGCGTAGCGTACCTGTTTCTCGTTCAGGTTACCGTCGTGATTTTCATAAAGTTGTTGCGCGAGAATGAGCAGGGAGTTCAGCGGCGTACGTAACTCGTGCGACATGTTCGCGAGGAACTCCGATTTATACTTGGAGGTCAGCTGTAGCTGTTCGGCTTTTTCTTCCAGTGAGCGGCGGGCTTCTTCCACCTCCTTGTTCTTCTCTTCCACTTCCTCTTTCTGCTTCACGAGCAGGTGCGCCTTATCCTGCAGCTCTTCGTTCGTACGACGTAATTCATCCGCCAGTGACTGCGATTGCTCCAGCAGGTCTTCGGTACGGGAGTTCGCCTCGATCGTGTTCAATACGATACCGATACTTTCTGTGAGCTGGCTAAGGAAGTCCAGGTGGGTTTCAGAGAAGGTATCGAATGAAGCCAGTTCAATTACTGCTTTAATTTCTGTTTCGAACAATACCGGCAGTACAATCAGGTTTACTGGTGGCGCCTGGCCAATGCCGGAGCCGATTTGTACATAATTGCCCGGCACATTCGTAATAAGAATACGTTCCTTTTCTACCGCACATTGTCCTACGAGCCCTTGTCCCATGGCGAACTCGCGGGAAGCTTCTATTTCGTCGCCGAATGCATACGCTGCAAACAGTTTCAGTTTCGGGTTCTTCAGTTCTTCTTCCTGTTCGAGGATGTAGAACATACCTTTCTGCGCATTTACCACCTGGGCCAGCTCCGAAAGGATACGTCGCGTTACCGTGTTCAAGTCTTTTTGTCCCTGCAGCATTTGTGTAAATGTTGCAAGGTTCGATTTCAGCCAGTCCTGTTCCTGGTTACGCAGGGTCGTTTGTTTCAGGTTGGCGATCATCTGGTTAATGGTATCTTTCAGCTCTTCCACCTCACCTTTCGCTTCCACGCGGATCATCTGTGTAAGATCACCTTTCGTTACTGCGGATGCTACTGCCGAAATCGCACGTACCTGTGTGGTCAGGTTTTCTGCCAACTGGTTTACGTTTTCTGTCAGGTTTTTCCAGATACCGGAAGCGCCGGGCACACTGGCCTGTCCCCCCAATCGTCCGTCAACACCCACCTCACGGGCCACCGTGGTTACCTGGTCGGCAAACAGTGCCAGCGTATCGATCATTTCGTTGATCGTTTCTGTCAGCTGTGCCACCTCACCACGCGATACGATGGAGAGTTTCTGTTTCAGGTTACCTGTTGCTACCGCGGTTACCACTTTCGCAATACCACGCACCTGGTTGGTGAGGTTGGAGGCCATCATGTTCACCGAGTCGGTAAGGTCCTTCCAGGTACCACCCACACCCTGCACTTCTGCCTGGCCACCCAGCTTACCTTCCGTGCCTACTTCACGCGCCACACGCGTTACTTCGAAGGCGAAGGAGTTCAGCTGGTCCACCATTGTATTGATCGTATTTTTCAGATCGAGGATCTCTCCTTTTACGTCGATCGTTACTTTTTTACTTAAGTCACCGGAGGCCACCGCTTTGGTTACCTCGGCAATGTTACGCACCTGCGAGGTAAGGTTACCGGTCATCTGGTTCACCGAGTCGGTAAGGTCCTTCCAGGTACCGGCAACACCCGGTACAAACGCCTGGCCGCCAAGTTTACCATCCGTACCCACCTCACGGGCCACACGCGTTACTTCCGATGCGAAGGCACGCAGCTGGTCCACCATCGTGTTCAGCGTTTCCTTCAGCTGCAGGATCTCGCCACGCACGTCCACCGTAATCTTGCGGCTCATGTCACCGTTCGCCACGGCGATCGCCACATCCGCAATGTTACGCACCTGGTCGGTCAGGTTACCGGCCATCTGGTTCACGGAGTCGGTCAAGTCTTTCCAGGTACCACCAACGCCGGGCACGTGTGCCTGTCCGCCGAGTTTACCTTCGGTACCCACCTCACGGGCTACACGCGTTACTTCGGAAGCGAATGCACGCAGCTGTTCCACCATCGTGTTGATCGTATTCTTCAGCTCCAGGATCTCACCTTTAACGTCCACCTCGATCTTACGGCTAAGGTCACCGTTCGCCACCGCCGTCGTTACTTCCGCGATGTTACGTACCTGCGAGGTAAGGTTAGAGGCCATGATGTTCACAGAGTCGGTCAAGTCTTTCCAGAGACCTTCCACGCCCGGTACATCGGCCTGACCGCCGAGCTTACCTTCCGAACCTACTTCCCGCGCTACGCGGAACACTTCGGAACCGAAGGCGTTCAGCTGGTCCACCATTGTATTGATCGTACTTTTCAATTCCAGGATCTCACCTTTAGCATCCACCGTAATCTTACGCGACAAGTCACCTTTTGCCACCGCTGTGGTTACTTCGGCGATGTTACGAACCTGGTTGGTCAGGTTCGATCCCATCTGGTTTACAGATTCAGTCAAATCCTTCCAGGTACCGCCCACACCCTGCACTTTCGCCTGGCCACCAAGTTTACCTTCGGTTCCTACTTCCAATGCCACACGCGTTACTTCGGAAGCGAATGAATTCAGCTGGTCCACCATCGTGTTGATGGTCTTCTTCAACTCCAGGATTTCTCCTGCCACATCCACCGTAATCTTTTTAGAAAGATCACCCAGAGCCACCGCCGTCGTTACCTCCGCGATGTTACGCACCTGGTTGGTAAGGTTGGAAGCCATCTGGTTTACGGACTCTGTAAGGTCACGCCAGGTACCTCCCACACCCTGTACTTTCGCCTGGCCGCCCAGCTTACCTTCCGTACCTACTTCCAACGCCACACGCGTTACTTCGGAAGCGAACGAGTTCAGCTGGTCCACCATCGTATTGATCGTATTCTTCAGCTCAAGAATTTCTCCTTTTACATCCACTGTAATTTTACGGCTCAAGTCACCGTTAGCTACCGCAGTGGTTACATCCGCGATGTTACGCACCTGCGCCGTCAGGTTACCACCCATCTGGTTTACCGAATCCGTCAGGTCTTTCCACACGCCACCAACACCTTTTACCGTTGCCTGTCCGCCCAGCTTACCTTCCGAACCCACCTCACGCGCCACACGCGTTACTTCCGAGGAGAACGAGTTCAGCTGGTCCACCATCGTGTTGATTGTATTTTTCAGCTCCAGGATCTCTCCTTTTACGTCCACCGTAATCTTACGGCTCAGGTCCCCTCGCGCCACCGCCGTTGTTACCTCCGCGATGTTACGCACCTGGCCGGTAAGGTTCGCCGCCATCTGGTTCACCGAGTCCGTCAGGTCTTTCCAGGTACCACCTACACCGGGTACGTGAGCCTGACCGCCCAGCTTACCATCCGTACCCACCTCACGCGCCACGCGCGTTACTTCGGAGGAGAACGAGTTCAGCTGGTCCACCATCGTGTTGATCGTATCTTTCAGTTCCAGGATCTCACCCTGTACGTCTACCGTAATTTTTTTAGACAGGTCACCCTTTGCTACTGCGGTCGTTACGTCCGCGATGTTACGCACCTGCGCGGTAAGGTTACCTGCCATCTGGTTCACCGAGTCGGTAAGGTCTTTCCATACACCCGCCACATCTTTTACCTTGGCCTGTCCGCCCAGTTTACCTTCGGATCCCACTTCCCTCGCCACACGCGTTACCTCACGGCTAAACAGGTTCAGCTGTTTCACCATGCCGTTCACCTCCGTGGCGATACGTGCAAACTCGCCCTGCAATACGTGCCCTTCGATCTGCAACGTCATTTCCTGCGACAGGTTACCTTTTGCTACGGAACTGATTACGTGTGCAATCTCGATCGTGGGATGCACCAGGTCGGATATCAGTGTATTAATAGAACTTACCGCTGTATTCCAGGAGCCTCGGGCCGTCCTGGGCAGTGTAACGCGGTGGTTAAGCTTTCCCTGGATGCCAATGGTGTTGCGGGCCAGGTTCAGTTCTTCCACCAACGTTTCGTTCAGTGATATAATGTCATTAAGGGTGTCGCAGATTTTGCCACTAATGCCTAAGCTGTCGATGGGCATGCGGGCGGAGAAGTTGCCGTTTTTTACCTCGGCCAGTACCTGCAATAAAAGGCGCAGGTCCAGCTCGTCGGTTAATATTTCGGGCACAGGCTTCATGGGTTGACGGTCGGGCGTTGTGGATTTTTGTGGAGCAATTTCCACAACTTCCGCAGGTGAACCGTTCTTCCCCGGAACTTTCTTACGGCTATTCATGATGGGCGATTATTAGCGTATGAGGATTTTACGATATCAGTTTATATGTATGATGGCAATCAACTTCAAATACGGTCATTGGCTTAAGCAAGAGTTTTTACCTTTCTGGATAGGAATTATTACTTTTGATTCAAACTCTACCTATACATGCAATTTTTAGGCCATTCGAACAGGCTGATCCTTTTGGCGGAAGATGATACCGATGACCATGAATTATTGAAAAATGCCTTTAATGAGATAGACCCTGCCTGGCAGGTGCACTGTATCGCCAACGGAAAAAAATTCGTTCAACACCTCGATACGATTCAAGATGATCAGCTGCCTGCGTTATTAGTGCTGGACTATAACATTCCGGAACTTACGGGCGTCGAGATCGTGGAAGCACTTAATCACCGCGGCCGTTATCTGGGCATACCGAAAGTGATATGGAGTACATCCGCCAGCCCTGTATACAAAGCGAAAAGCATTGAACTGGGCGTGGCCGATTATGTAATCAAACCCAGTGACATCGCCTCTTTCCGCGATATCGCGCAACACATGTTATCTTTCATCAAAAGCTGATTTGTCCATATCACCGATTTTGTTGCCTGCATACGCGCGGTCCCGCTTAATATGGCTGGAATAGTGCACCTTTGCAGGAATACAAATACAGGGCAATGCACAGCAAACAAATTATTACTGCCGGCACGCCGCTGGCTTCTGCTAAAAAAGCGCTGATCATGATACATGGTCGCGGAGGCTCCGCACAGGACATCCTCTCGATTGCGCAATACCTTAACGTGAACGACTACGCGCTGATAGCGCCGAAAGCGACCAACAATACCTGGTACCCTTTTTCTTTTATGGCTCCTCTTGGCCAAAACGAGCCCTGGCTCAGTTCCGCGCTGCAGGTGTTGGAAGATGTGGTGGATGAAGTGATTGATAGCGGCATTCCAAAAGAACATATTTACTTCCTCGGATTTTCACAGGGCGCCTGCCTTACGCTGGACTTCGTTACTCGCCACGCTGCCCGTTTCGGTGGTGTTGCTGCGTTCACCGGCGGATTGATCGGCGATAAGATCTATCCCGAACATTACACGGGCGACTTCGCACAAACCCCGGTATTCATTGGCACCAGCGATCCCGATCCGCATGTTCCGGTGGAGCGTGTATATGCGACCGTTAATATCATGAAGAATATGAACGCCGAGGTAACGGAAAAGGTATATACGAATATGGGCCATACGATCTCTCAGGATGAAATCGACCACGCTAACAGATTAGTCTTTAAATAGGATGGAACACGCTTACCCGGTTACCCGTATTTACAGCGACGCCAACGGCGACAGCCGTTTCGAGGATGTCACCGTACCAATGAACGATGCCGGCGAGATCGGCTGGATGTCGGCTCAACTGCCTGTCAAGTCGATCATCTTCCGCGAGGTGGAGCCATCGTACGATTACGATTTTCACAACGCACCGCAGCGCCAGTACCTGGTGATGATCGACGGTGAGATAGAGATTACCACCTCGCTAGGTGAGATCAGGACGTTCAAAGGCGGTGATGTGTTGTTACTGGAAGATACGGAGGGCAAGGGTCACCGTACGCGGAATTTGCAAGCGATACGCAGGAAGTCAATTTTCGTGACGTTGTAGGCTGCAGCGAAGCGAAGACCAACGCGAAAAGTTTGCTTCACCGCGGTCGCCATTACTAATAAACAAGCGCCTATTCCTCGTCGCCGTGGTGATGAAATGAAGCAAACTTCGTGTGTAGTTACGTCACCCGCCCACCCGCTTCTTCATACAAACACTATCCTTCGAATCCACATACTGCCCGTACCGCGGAATGTCTTCGTACTGGTGTTTGCGATACAGACTAACAGCATCAGGCATAAAACTGCCCGTCTCCAATATACACTCGTCGTACCCGGATTCTGCTGCCCAGGTTTCCAATGCTTTTAGCACCTCACCCGCAACACCCTGACCACGATACCGGGGATGCGTAAACATCCTTTTAATTTCGGCCATGCCCTCGTACGGTTTGAAAGCACCACAACCCACCGGCACCCCATCTATATATGCTACGATCACGTGCTTAAGCTGGTCGATTTTATTGTAAGCCGCGAAGAAGTCGTTCTGTTCGCCATTTACGACGGCCAGGTATTTATCTAATTGGATCACCAACTCCCGGAAGTCGGCATTATCGGAATCGGTGCGTTTAAAAGAAATCATGTTCCCAGTTTTGTAGTCAACAAAAAAGCTGATGCAATATGCACCAGCTTTCTGTCATATTGAAAGGCTGAGTTAATCTTTTAATCCGAGATACGCTTTCACGGCTGCATAATTATTCCAGTCGATCGGCGATTTCCTGGCCGTAGTGCCGCCCGGAATCAATATATACCTGTACTGTTGGTATTTTGCACCCTGGTCCGTAACGGTGCCGAAGTTACCATTCGCCCATACGGTGATTTTATTCAGCGAGAATGTCGTAGTAATGAAAATACCGAAGAAGGCATCTGTCAATGGCAGCGGATCGATTTGCGGCGCTGCGGCGGTTCCCCAGTTTACAAACACTTTCATTTCTCCTGAAGTCAGTATTTCCTGCGTAAGTTTCGGCGCCGGAATATCTACCCCGTAAGCAAATACGCCGCCGGTATCATCCGGGATAGGCGCGTAGGTAACATCTAACCAGGCAGAATAAATAACATTCGCCGTTCCGGCTGCACCTGGCGCGCCAGCAGGGCCGGCAGGACCAGCGGGACCAGCAGGACCGGCAGGACCCTGATCGCCTTGAGGGCCGGCACTTCCATCTTTACCACATGAACTTAGAAAAGCGGCAACCGCAAATACCATCATGGGGATATATAAAATCCTGAGCGTGATTCTTTTCATAAAAACAAGTTTAGATATTTGATGTTAGTGTTAAACGTATTGATTATCTCACCCAGGTAATCCACCTCCGCGAGTCTGCAGCGCTCACCATGTCATAGCTGCCGGCACTGGTCTGAACAAGGTAGTAGCCCTGTGTACTTAAGAACTGTAGACGGGTATTATCGAAGGGCGCTCTGTTTGCCGGGATATTCGCTGCTCCCAGCACCCCGAAATTGGTAAAATAGATCCGGCCATTGTTGAAAACAGGCGGTTGAAATGCAGGACCATAATACAAGCCAGGCCCCTGACTTCCATTCAAATAGAATCCAGCCAGGTCAACGAATAAACCGCCTCCTACATCCTGGTATTCCGAGAAGAAAATGATAAACTGGAAACCAGGCAACGTTTTCACACCAAATGCATCCGTTATTCCATTCGCCCTGAACCCGTCAAAAGATCTCCAATAACCCGCTCCGGTTGCGCCATTCCACCAGCGCAGCGGGGCTCCGGCATCATTCGCCACCGGCGCGTTCGCACCGGCAATCGTACCGGCCAAATTACCATTCGCATTCACCTGGAAAATGCCTGTACCGGTATTCCAGCTAAGGCCTGACAGGTAACGGATAGTCGTATTGCCATTCACCAGCGGCTGCGTAAACTCGATACCGGAACTGGAGAAGTAGTAGGTCGTTGTAAATGCCTTCGGTGTTCCCCCATCAATCCAAATGAAAGTAATGGTGCGCGTAAGTGGGTTGATGCGGATCTCATACGGCGTGCCGCCTACGGTTAATACTTTAAAGTATTGCTGAATGAACGCCGAGGTAGACTGGAACAGGATCGATGAACGCCAGGTACCGCTGGTCCACGCCTGCAAATCAGCCTGGGTCGATTTCCGGAGGATTAGTTTACTACCCTGCTGGCGGCCTGTCAGTTTGATGCTGTCTGCTGTCAGCGTATCGAGACTAAACTCGAAATCGGAATACAGGCCGGCTCCATAATCACCGCCATTTACAGCTGCATCCGGGTCGGCCAGGATGTGCAGGTAAGTGTAAGTATCGAATAACAGGCAGGGTTGCTGCAAGGCTTTTAACCGGTAGCTGCTTTCTTTTTCAACAGATGCGGTGGTCGTATCAATATCGCTGAAGGTCTTAACGCGGTTGGCGTTATTGAACGAGAAATGGAAGTTGTAGATGCCTCCCTGCGAGGTGACCAGTTGCGCATTCCAGCCATACTGCGAGGTTTCCAGCGCCTGCTGGTAACTGGCCAGGGCCGCGTACATGCGTTCGTTGGCCGACTGCTCAAACAGGTTGTTATCGTCCTTATCACAGCCGGAGAAGGCCAGTAAAGCGGAGAGCGCGTATAATAAAACTCTTTTCATTCGTCTTTGATTTAATCGGTTACTTGATCAGGCGTTCCACAGCAGCACGTGTACGGGCTTGCAGACTGTAAAAATCAATGCTCCAGGTATCTTTGAAGTAAGACACCACGATCGCTTCCTTCTGGCGCAGTTTAGCCCTGGCCTGGTCTGGCGTAGTGCCGTTGGGACCATTCGTTGTGATGCTGGCGAGTAAGTTGTTAAATCCTCCCCTGCCTTCTATGAGCATCAACGATATCATTTCTACAAAATCTTCATCGGGACTGCTCATCGCATAAGCGCTGATAAAGCCATCTGCCTGTGCCTGCCTGTCACTGATATTGTTCCAGTTGGAAGTATACATGCCCACCGAAATACGTTTAAAGTCCGGCGTGTACAGGATGTTCTGATGCAGGATGTGCCCAAACTCGTGTTCGATCGTATGGAACATCTCCTTCACGTTGAATGAATCCGAAGGTACATATCCCGTCATCCCCCTCACCCGGAAGTCATTGATAACATACAGCAGTACGCGGCGGCCACCTTCTGCAGTACCCAGCGTAATCGTACCATCCGTATTGTAACTTGCACTTCCCACCAGCACAAAGAACTTTGGCACCAGGCGTTTTACGAAAGGCAGGCCTGCTTCGGCGATATAAGTATCTAACCACACGCTGCGAATAGTGCTTAATACGGGGATGATATTTTCCTCTTTGGGAGGTACCAGGTTCTTGCCAAAATCAAGTTCGGCCTGGTCCCATTTGTATTTCACAGCCACATTGTAGTTTTTTGTGAGGCTGTCGCGAATCCAGACGTCTATCGGTCCGTCGGCCCATGTATCCCTGCCGAGGCCGGGAATATCGGCATCACTGAGGTCCTCCTCCTTGCAGGCTACAAAAGCACTGCAAAAAGCCAGAAGTAATATTGCCAGGTATTTAGTATTCATACGAAACATCTTTAATTGGGTTAGCGGGGATTTAATTCAATGCCTGAAATCTTGGCGGACTGCGGTATCTGGAACAGCCGGCGTTTATCGTCGCCCGTCAGTTCTTCGGTTTCACCTTCTGCCGTGTTGTGGATTACAGGAATGTGATAACGCAGGATATCGAGCCAGCGCATACCTTCCTGCGCGTACTCGGCACGTTTGAAGTCCAGGATTGTCTGGATAAGCGCGAGCTGCAGGTTATTGGTGCCGTAGTAAGTGCGTAACCTTTGAGCCGTAAGCGTGTGCGCGGCCGGGTTGTAATCATCGATCCTTGTAGATGCGTAGATGTTAAGGTCTGCCAGAGCCGCATCCGTTAAACCGAGATAAGTATTAGCTTCTGCACGATTAAACAGTACTTCTTCGGCCGTGAGCGCAGGCACAACGACGTTAGCCGTACCAATATC
This genomic interval from Chitinophaga horti contains the following:
- a CDS encoding hybrid sensor histidine kinase/response regulator gives rise to the protein MNSRKKVPGKNGSPAEVVEIAPQKSTTPDRQPMKPVPEILTDELDLRLLLQVLAEVKNGNFSARMPIDSLGISGKICDTLNDIISLNETLVEELNLARNTIGIQGKLNHRVTLPRTARGSWNTAVSSINTLISDLVHPTIEIAHVISSVAKGNLSQEMTLQIEGHVLQGEFARIATEVNGMVKQLNLFSREVTRVAREVGSEGKLGGQAKVKDVAGVWKDLTDSVNQMAGNLTAQVRNIADVTTAVAKGDLSKKITVDVQGEILELKDTINTMVDQLNSFSSEVTRVAREVGTDGKLGGQAHVPGVGGTWKDLTDSVNQMAANLTGQVRNIAEVTTAVARGDLSRKITVDVKGEILELKNTINTMVDQLNSFSSEVTRVAREVGSEGKLGGQATVKGVGGVWKDLTDSVNQMGGNLTAQVRNIADVTTAVANGDLSRKITVDVKGEILELKNTINTMVDQLNSFASEVTRVALEVGTEGKLGGQAKVQGVGGTWRDLTESVNQMASNLTNQVRNIAEVTTAVALGDLSKKITVDVAGEILELKKTINTMVDQLNSFASEVTRVALEVGTEGKLGGQAKVQGVGGTWKDLTESVNQMGSNLTNQVRNIAEVTTAVAKGDLSRKITVDAKGEILELKSTINTMVDQLNAFGSEVFRVAREVGSEGKLGGQADVPGVEGLWKDLTDSVNIMASNLTSQVRNIAEVTTAVANGDLSRKIEVDVKGEILELKNTINTMVEQLRAFASEVTRVAREVGTEGKLGGQAHVPGVGGTWKDLTDSVNQMAGNLTDQVRNIADVAIAVANGDMSRKITVDVRGEILQLKETLNTMVDQLRAFASEVTRVAREVGTDGKLGGQAFVPGVAGTWKDLTDSVNQMTGNLTSQVRNIAEVTKAVASGDLSKKVTIDVKGEILDLKNTINTMVDQLNSFAFEVTRVAREVGTEGKLGGQAEVQGVGGTWKDLTDSVNMMASNLTNQVRGIAKVVTAVATGNLKQKLSIVSRGEVAQLTETINEMIDTLALFADQVTTVAREVGVDGRLGGQASVPGASGIWKNLTENVNQLAENLTTQVRAISAVASAVTKGDLTQMIRVEAKGEVEELKDTINQMIANLKQTTLRNQEQDWLKSNLATFTQMLQGQKDLNTVTRRILSELAQVVNAQKGMFYILEQEEELKNPKLKLFAAYAFGDEIEASREFAMGQGLVGQCAVEKERILITNVPGNYVQIGSGIGQAPPVNLIVLPVLFETEIKAVIELASFDTFSETHLDFLSQLTESIGIVLNTIEANSRTEDLLEQSQSLADELRRTNEELQDKAHLLVKQKEEVEEKNKEVEEARRSLEEKAEQLQLTSKYKSEFLANMSHELRTPLNSLLILAQQLYENHDGNLNEKQVRYAKTIHSCGDDLIQLINDILDLSKIESGYISTDFIKVRFNEVIAFVETTFKHISESKNLRFGIEVEDKLPQTLETDVQRLNQILKNLLSNAFKFTEKGEVKLRIYEAQRNWKMLNDSLDSADRVVAFEIRDTGIGISKDKQGIIFEAFQQAEGSTSRKYGGTGLGLSISRGLADLLGGSIELESEAGLGSTFTLYLPLHYNPGAIKKEKPSSLTVSEYHLSEGASVPTVKVSDTKDLEGINEIINDIGDDRNNVIDTDKVLLIVEDDVRFAKIMQEKAHEVGLKVVVATGFSDVFNLTNKFQPIAVTLDVKLPDASGWRILDLFKNDVNLRHIPIHLISGEENRLLAMHRGARSFNLKPLKNEDLSVLFNNVIEQHLRKQKRVLIVEDNEPDASQIARILDNGELIELDFVDNGKEALQRLEHGSYDCIIADYMLPDVEGADLFSNIQSINRYNSTPVIVYSAKDFSSKEKSKLKQYANKILLKDVNSLDLLLEETVQQLHIHHESLLPEKRKLIEDLRSQRDVLSHKNVLVVDDDVRNLFALTTAFERYHINTITAESGQEAMNILSENNEIDIVLMDIMMPEMDGYETMQKIRREHKNSALPIIAVTAKAMKGDREKCLEAGASDYITKPLKIDQLLSLMRVWLYR
- a CDS encoding response regulator, yielding MQFLGHSNRLILLAEDDTDDHELLKNAFNEIDPAWQVHCIANGKKFVQHLDTIQDDQLPALLVLDYNIPELTGVEIVEALNHRGRYLGIPKVIWSTSASPVYKAKSIELGVADYVIKPSDIASFRDIAQHMLSFIKS
- a CDS encoding alpha/beta hydrolase produces the protein MHSKQIITAGTPLASAKKALIMIHGRGGSAQDILSIAQYLNVNDYALIAPKATNNTWYPFSFMAPLGQNEPWLSSALQVLEDVVDEVIDSGIPKEHIYFLGFSQGACLTLDFVTRHAARFGGVAAFTGGLIGDKIYPEHYTGDFAQTPVFIGTSDPDPHVPVERVYATVNIMKNMNAEVTEKVYTNMGHTISQDEIDHANRLVFK
- a CDS encoding GNAT family N-acetyltransferase → MISFKRTDSDNADFRELVIQLDKYLAVVNGEQNDFFAAYNKIDQLKHVIVAYIDGVPVGCGAFKPYEGMAEIKRMFTHPRYRGQGVAGEVLKALETWAAESGYDECILETGSFMPDAVSLYRKHQYEDIPRYGQYVDSKDSVCMKKRVGG
- a CDS encoding DUF4302 domain-containing protein, which gives rise to MKRVLLYALSALLAFSGCDKDDNNLFEQSANERMYAALASYQQALETSQYGWNAQLVTSQGGIYNFHFSFNNANRVKTFSDIDTTTASVEKESSYRLKALQQPCLLFDTYTYLHILADPDAAVNGGDYGAGLYSDFEFSLDTLTADSIKLTGRQQGSKLILRKSTQADLQAWTSGTWRSSILFQSTSAFIQQYFKVLTVGGTPYEIRINPLTRTITFIWIDGGTPKAFTTTYYFSSSGIEFTQPLVNGNTTIRYLSGLSWNTGTGIFQVNANGNLAGTIAGANAPVANDAGAPLRWWNGATGAGYWRSFDGFRANGITDAFGVKTLPGFQFIIFFSEYQDVGGGLFVDLAGFYLNGSQGPGLYYGPAFQPPVFNNGRIYFTNFGVLGAANIPANRAPFDNTRLQFLSTQGYYLVQTSAGSYDMVSAADSRRWITWVR
- a CDS encoding zinc-binding metallopeptidase; this encodes MNTKYLAILLLAFCSAFVACKEEDLSDADIPGLGRDTWADGPIDVWIRDSLTKNYNVAVKYKWDQAELDFGKNLVPPKEENIIPVLSTIRSVWLDTYIAEAGLPFVKRLVPKFFVLVGSASYNTDGTITLGTAEGGRRVLLYVINDFRVRGMTGYVPSDSFNVKEMFHTIEHEFGHILHQNILYTPDFKRISVGMYTSNWNNISDRQAQADGFISAYAMSSPDEDFVEMISLMLIEGRGGFNNLLASITTNGPNGTTPDQARAKLRQKEAIVVSYFKDTWSIDFYSLQARTRAAVERLIK